Below is a genomic region from Geoglobus acetivorans.
TACTCGAAATCACAAGCAAAACGAACGCCACAAATCCTCTCAACACTCCAAAAAGCCACGCTCCAAGAACCATTTTGGAGAATGGTGCTGACGAGACAACAGAATACTCAAGACTCATGCTCCACATGTCGTAAAGCATGACGTAGGTTACATCTATCTGCACTATCTGGATCACACTCAGGGCTATGACACCTATGAGAATGAAGGAAATTTCCTCGCTTTTCAGGGTTAAAAATTCCCCGAGAAGACCTATGGTAAAAAGACTGACAACTGGCCAGAAGAGCATTTCGAACAGGGCATAGAACTCGTTTTTTGTGACGGCGTAGTTTCTGTATGCAAAGGCCATTAGCTCCGCCAGACTACTTCGCAAGCTCGATGAAGACGTCCTCAAGCGTAACCTCCTCCGTTTTAACACTTTTTATCTCAAACCCCGCACGTTTAAGCCCAAAGACGATTTCTGCCAGCTCTTTTTCCGCACTTTCCGAGTAGAAAACAATCCTGTTGCCATCAATTTCGTAGGGCCGGTTCAGTGAAATTTCTCCAATCTCCGGGTCTTCAACCTCAACAATTATCCTGTCTCTCGACCTCACGAACCTCTTCAGCTCATCTGACGTTCCTTCAGCAACAATTTCACCATTCTTGATAAAGGCTATTCTGTCTGCAAGCATTTCAGCTTCACCCATGTTGTGGGTCGTGAGGATGAGCGTAACGTTTCTCTCCTCCTTTATCCCGAGTACCATCTCTCTCACCTTCCTCGCTATGTCCGGATCGAGATTTGCGGTTGGTTCGTCAAGAAAAACCACTTCAGGATCGTTTATGAACGCCCTCGCCAGATTCAGCTTCTGTCTGTTACCAGCCGAGAGCTCGTCGAACCTCAAATCCCTGTATTTCTCAAGCTCAAATTCTGCCAGCGCCCTGTCAACAACGTTCTTGTCAGAGATGCCGTAGGCGAGAGCGTAAAATCTGAGGATCTCATAAACCCTCATCCCCCAGGGCAGCCTTGTTCCGCTCGATATGTTGATCCTCCTCCTCACGTCCTTCGTCTGCCGGAGGGCATCCATACCAAGAATCCGGACCTCCCCTCTTGTGGGGATCAGAATGGTCGAGAGGATGGAGATGAGAGTCGTCTTTCCAGCCCCGTTGGGTCCGAGGATGCAGTAAACCTCCCCCTCGGCAATTTCAAGCGATATTCCCTTCAGAGCAGTAAACGGCTCCTCCATGAAGTTCCTGTAGACCATCCAGATATCTCTGCATTCTACAGCGTTCACCACCACTACTGATTATCATGGATTTTAAACATTATTTGTCCCGAAAAGGATAACGCCATCATAAACATACATCGAAAAACCTATCACATACCTTACTCATAGAGAATCAGCACATTCTGAATGAAATATCTCTAAAGAGTGTTGGCCTGTCTGCATCTCACCCTTGTTCCGCCAAAATATTCTTCAGAGATGCAGTATCAATTGCCCTGAATTTACCACTATTCTGTCCATATTCAATCATTTTTCTGTCACCAGACCATACAGGAATGCCAAGCTTTAAAGCGAGAGCTATGAATGGTGTATCCCTCTCATCAAACTCCCTTGCAATGGTGTAAGCCTCGCTGATTTTGTCCCTGTACACTTCAAAGGGAATCACATGAACCAAAGAAAACGCAATAAAGGATCTGAGTTCGAATTCCTCAGAATGTTCCTCAAGCTTGTTTTTGTGCTTTCTAAATTCCAAGAGACCTTCTTCAGGAAAATAAAGAATAAGGCTGTGATTTCTAATTCCCTCATAGGCCTTTGACCTTTCTCCAGACACTACAATCGAAAAGAGAATGTTGCTGTCCACAACAAGCTTCATTCAATCAGACCTTCTTCACCATATCTCATTTTGAGTTCAGACCACACTTCGCTTCTTGTGGTATCAAATTCTCTGAGAGCTTTCTCCAGATCGAGGGACATCCCTGATTTCAGAGCATCCATGGCCAGTTTTCTGAAAAGCTCCCTGCCCATTCCTTCTGCTATCCAGAACGTGAGTTTTTTTTCATCCACACTTTCCGGAATTTCAATCATAACCTTTGGCATATATGTTTAAAATTTGGGACACGCAGTATTTAAACAATATCCCACAACCTTAATGAGTTCTTCAAACTAACAGAGACATCTCGCTGTAAACTGCACCAGCAGATATTAATCACAAGTTTAGAGAGTCGAACAAGAGGTGAAAGCGCCCGGGCCGGGATTTGAACCCGAGGCGCGGGCTCGACAGGGCATCATCAACTATTCTGAAGTCAGAGAGGAGTTTGTGGAATACATAACCCAGAGAGTAACTCCTGATACAGCGAGGAGGTATCTCCACTACCTTGATACCTATGTGGGTGAAAAGAAGATCAACACACCCGAGGATATAACCGCTATTTTCAAGGGTGTGGAGAAGGGGAGAAACTGGCTGGCAAAGTCAATCAGAAACCTCCTCAATTTCTACGTTGAAGCAAAATCAATGGATGAATCTGTGGCGAACAAGTTCAAAAAAGCATGCAAGATTGAAAGATCAGGAGTGAGAGCTATTTTCATCAGCGACGATGAGGTCAGGGAAGCATACACCCACACGGTTGCCTCCCGGAGAAAAGAGGTTCAAATCTTCTTTGAACTACTGGTTTACTCAGGGATCAGGGCAAGCCACGCCGCTGAAATGCTCAAAAACTACGATGAAAACCAGCTCATCAAAATACCTGAAAAGGGAATTGCCAGGTACCCCATCGTGGAATTCAGCAGGGGCAATAAAAGAGGGTTCTTTGCGTATTTACCACTCGCTTTTGCGGAGGAGCTGGAGAGAATTAAGAAGCTCGATTACAAGTATCTTGTTGAAGCCATAAGATACAACAGGGTGTCAGCCAACTCAATCAGGAAATGGCATTACAACAAGCTGATCGAATCGGGGATAGACACATCCATCGCCGACTTCATCCAGGGAAGGGCACCACAGAGTGTGGGAGCAATGCACTATTTAGCTTCAGCTCGCCAGGCAGATCAAGCATACTCCAAAGCGGTGGAAGCGATCAAGAGGGTTATCGAATAGAACCCCTATTCACACATTTTTTGGAATTTCAAGCCATATTAAGGTATATCTCCCCTTCGAAAATCCGCTCAGAGAAAAAAATAAGAAATGCGAATAATATTCACCACATTATACAATTAATTCTATAACCTCTTTCAGGAGATAACCTCGATAGATCAATTAATAAAAGAGAAAAATTTTAACTCTCTTCCGCCGCCGTCCAGTGTGGAATAGGTCAACCCCTGATCCAGCTGATTATCAGGAAGCCACCCCATGCCATCAGCCCAACGCTGAGCAACCTGAGAACGGTGATCACAATATCTGTGGTCTGGTTCATGCCGTCCATAATCTTCTGGTTGCTTCCGGTGTAAACGCTGGTGAATGTGGTTTCGAATTCGCCCACGAGGATGAAGCTGATATAGAGCGATACAATGCCGGCGAGGAGTATAACCACTGCCATGGTGAGCCCCACTGCCGCCACTTCCTCGTGGAGGAATTCCTTAACCAGGTCGCTTATCATGGCTTCTCACCTCCTTAATTGTTACTTATTTCCGTAACATCTTAAAAAATTTTCTCCGATAAGATTGCTTAATATGAACAGAAAAGCTTTAATTAAAGAGATAAGCTTAAACCAAACCTGCACAACTATTTTTTTCTATGTTTGAGGACTATTTAAATCTTCCCCTGTGTGGTCAACTTAACACTTTATACATTCTGTTAAATTGGCAATAATTACCCCCTGAAAAAACAATTTCACAGGTTTTTCACTTAACAGTTTAACAACTGTTCAGAAATCAGGATAAGTTTAGTCTAAAAAAACAAAAATAAAATAATCTTCAACTTGCATGTTTGTGCAACTGCACAACTGCACAAGTAAGCAACCACAAGCACCGGGTGATTGCAGTTTTTTAGGAGAACCTAATTTGAGCAGTTGAAAAAGTAAGATAAAAAATTAATGAACGTCCACGCCCTGTGTTTTACTGTCCCTCTTCCCGTTCAACCTTTCTATCAGAATTAACACGGTCTCGATCACCTTCTCTGCCGGTTCTCCGTCCAATCTGACAGCAATTCTTAGACCTCCGCCGTCCTCTGAAACTCCTTGATCAATCTCAATCCATCTGATCGGATATTCCTCAGAAACCTCGATTTCATCATCACACATTCGCCACCACCTCTTTTCTTATGCACAATTCCTGGCACAGCTCAGCACCAACAACCAGCACCTGATCACAGCCAAAACACTCAATCATCGTCCATCACCTCAAACTCTTCAATGCGTGGACAGATTGCAGGAAAGCAAACCTTGTGAACCCTTCTGCACAGAATGAAGCCCTGTTCATCCTTCTCGGAGTGTTTGCACCAGAACCCATGTTCATGCCAGAAAAGAAAAGCCGTTGATGTCATGCTCTTCACCACTTCCCTGTCTTCAATCCTCCCACTCCAACACGGGCGAGGTTCCTTCCTCTCACGTATTTGCTCCAGGGTGCTGGTTGATACGGGCATGTAGGAGAGGGCAGTTCACCACATCCAGAATTCCCGCACAGGAAACACCGAATCATCTCACACCACCTCCTCAATACCATAAAACCCGGATTTCTCCTCTCATCTCCTTCAGCTTCGCAAAATACCGGAAAACGTCCAAAACTCTCAGCTTCGAAGCTACAAGGTAAATGGTGGAATGGTCGGGTTCTTTTTTTATGTTGAAGCTTAGAGGGCTAAGGTAACCCCAGTTTTCTCTCGCAAATTCCTGAATCTGCCTGAAACTCCACTCCCTCTTAAGTCCATATAGAATTAAAGCGATGATCAGAAATCGATTGTACGATTTTCTACCACGTGTTCTGATAGGTTTCCTCAGTGGTGCTGGAAGGTCGAGCTGTCTGACAGCTTCGTATATCTCGACGACCTTCAAAACTTCCTTAGGAATGCCCTCAGAATTCGAGGTTATGTGTTTAAAAAATGGTGAATTATTGGATTCTGTACCTTTCATTGTTCATCACCGACCACATGAGCTATTGCGCTTCTCAGTGGGTCAACGACGTTGATCTTGTACACTTTCCCCATCATGCCCTGGCAGTGAGACATCCGGTACAGTGTCTTCTTTCGTCCCTCAGCTCCGTGATAGTGGAATCTGCGGCAGAACGGACAGAAAACAACAACCTTTTTACCGAGCTTCACTCCCTCCACTTCTACAAAATCTTCCATATTCTCACCTCCACCAGCTTATACTCCTCCTCAATGGGCGAGTGAGAGGAGCATGCGAGATATAATTCTGATACAACCACGAACCGAATTCAGAAACTCCACCTGAGAATGTGGGGGTTCTGTTCTCAAATGAGAGTGTTGAGGTTGGAGGTAACCGCCCCTGAGGGAGCTGGTAAACCGTAACTGAATCCTCAAAGTCATCATGAAACGCCACGATAACAGGAATGCCCAGCAAATCTCCAAGTTTCTTAAGAGAAATTGCCTGAAATGTCTTCATGCGGTGTATGGATGAATGCTTCTCCTCATAGAGGAGAACAAAATTCTCGCCAATCTCGATGATTCCGTCAATGTTCATGATGTTTACAGCGTGGAGATTATCCCGGTATCGTCTTACTGCCCTCCAGAGCAGGTTTTCTGTAAATTCGCCGCAATGCGGGCAGATCACTTGGAATCACCCCCTCCTGAAAACTCCTCAGCAATGCCCGCCCTTATCAGGGGTTCAGCGTTCACCCGTGGCAATGTCACCATTGCATTGGCTTTCAAAAGGTAGGTTTTCCCATCAATCCCTAAAAGCTCAGTAACTGGAGGTTCTCTCCTGATTACCACGGTGGTGTAATCTCCAGAATTGCCATTGGTACCGTTGTTACCATTCACTTGCTTCTTTGTGGCTTTGTGCTTCAGCTTAACGACGATTTTTCCGTCTTTTTTGACCAACTCTATTTCACCGGAATGGACGAGAGCTTCGAGGGCTTCACTGACTTCTCTTAAGGGCTTATGCAGGTACCTGAGAAGATCCCTCCGGGTTAACTCACCACCGTGGCGTTTCAATGTTCCCAAAATCTTTTCCTGCAAATTGCGTTCCTCGTCCCACTCCAGCTCCTTAATCAGGTTCACCGCATATGGCAATAGGTACTCATCCACCACTCTGCAAGCTTCCTGGATGTATTCGAGCGTGATGATGGGTTCGAACTCTTTGTCCCCCAGGGTGAAAAGCATCGCCAACTTCACAGCGTAGAGGTAGTACCTCCCCAGCAGTGTGGCGAGAATCTGGTTCTTTGTCCGGATAACTTCCTCCTCCCATCTTCTCTGCCATTCCTGATAAAACTCGAAAGCTTCAGGGTCAAAGTCAATCCTTATGTCTTCTTTGGAATCAACCACTCTCATGTGGATTTCTTTGAGGAATTCGCAAACCTCCTCGAACGCTTCAAGGTCTTCCTTAGTCGCCAGTCCGAATGGGCGCCACTCCTTTTCATACTGAGGGTTCACGTAAATGAACCTCGCGAGAAAGCCCGACTCAAAGTCCAGAGTGGTGGAATGCTTTTTGAAGACCGCAGGGGTCATGGCAAGCCAGATAGTCACGTAGGGATCAGTGATCTCGAACTCCTCTTTTCTCAGCGTCCTGTAATAGTTCTCTCCATCGTAAAGAATGCAGAGAAAATCCCTGAGGTCGATTGCATACTGTTTTTTGAGCGTGGCGAGTAATTTTCCACCCTCGGGGTGCCAGATCGCTCCCGTACTTTTCTGGGAGAGAATCTGAATCAGAGACTCCGGAGAGAAGTCGTGCGGCAGGAAAAACCCCCTGATCCCCACAAATTCAACCACGGTTTTTGCGATTTTCATGGCGGTGGACTTCCTGGAGATTGTGGAATCGCCGAGGGTCATCGCCCATACGTTGGGGTAAACGCGCTCATGGAGGAAGTCAACGTAAACTCTCCTCCCCGCAATCCGTGAGAGAATCGAAATTGCCCCTATGAAGTGATATTCTTTATAAGCGTCAGTTCTCCGTTCAGCCATTCTCATAAACTTCGTTATAAAGTTGTCTTCTGGTAAATTGAGCTCAATGGGTGGTATTTCATACTCCCAAGCTTCGTCAGCGGTCGTGGACGATTCTTGAAGTTTCTCGCTAAGTTTAACGAGGTGATCGAAGGGGTCACTTTCGCCACTTTCGGGATCGTCATCATTCATGAGTGTGTTAAAGTCATCAACGGGTTTTGGAAGCTCTATCCTTGCTCCATATTTTTCCTTCGCGATTCTCAGAACCTTCTTAAACAGTTCACCACGTAGAGTCCCTTTTCTGGCGTCTTTGCAGTCTATCAAGCCCTCGAGAACGGCGATCAATTGTAGAACGCCACCGCCTGATGGCTTTCCATCCACTGCGCAATCCGCTCTAAAACAGTTCCACCTGTTGTTGTCGGGATCAACCCAGAAATTCCGTCCTGTGGTGCTTCCATGGACAGGGTGAGCGCCTACAAGTTCATCGCCAGATGGTTTAAGGTTCTCTTCGGGATCATATCCCCATTTCTTTAGAACGTCTAAGATGTTAAGCCCGAAGTCAGTATGGGAAAGCTCTCTGGCTTCCTTAATACCTTCTACTATTGATTTGAGTTTTTTGAGAAGTTCATCCGCATTTATCGGTGGTTCCTCTGAGCTGTATAGAATTCTACAAGTATTTTTCAAAGCAAATTTATTGTTCAGAGTTCCAGCAAGTCTTATAATTCTCGGTGGATCGATTAAGCGATCGCCACCGAGGAGATCAGCGAGATATCCCTGGATTTCACCCCATACTTCCGGCGTGGTTTCATTTAGCTTGATATATATGTGGTATCCCCAGCCAGAATCTATGATTAAAGAAGGTTTCAAACCGAGTGGTTCAATGCGATCATACAGCCACAGGATGAAATCTGAAAATTTGGGCTTCCGGATTTCATAAACCTTTTTTCCCTGCTTTACAATCGTAACTTTATTCGATTTCCAGAATCCCTTTTCTGCGAGAGCGATCTTAACTTCATCGCTCAGATTGTCCACGGTGATTTCCTTCTTGAAATCTTTGTCCACGACGGCGAAGTGGCAGGTTCTTATATGCTCCTCCTTGCCCCCTCCTCTTTCCGGCTTTACTGCTCTCGGATTCACGCCCACATACACGTCGGATTCCCTGAGCTTTTCGGTGTTCTCTTTCACCCACTGGAGGGTGGGATTAATGGAATCAAAGAATTTAACCACTGCTTTGTTGTCTTTGAACGCCCGGAGTTCAATGAACCCTTCAACCCCTTCGAAAAGGGTTCTGAGGTGTGTTTCAGTATCCGCAATATTTATATTTTTTAAAACCTCACTTTCTTTTGGGCTTTCGTAGCTTTCGGGGTGGTTGGTTGGTGATTCCACCGATCAATCACCTCGCATCGCTATTAATTTTTTCAAAAAACCCCAGGCTGGCAATGTAGCTGTCAATTGCCCTTCTCACAAGTTCACTCTCTGAGATTCCTAACTTCTCCGCACCCCATCTAATCTTCTCCCGATACTTGGGGGACATGCTGAAAGTCAAACACACCGTCACCATTGTCATCACCTTTTTTTCACTCAATAAGATTATTGATTGAATTACTATTAAATCTTTCGGGATTATTCTACAAAATACTTACTAAATTCACAAGTGAGTAAAACTTATAAATGTGAGTAATTCACTCAATATTGGGGGTGATTGTATTGAGTAAATTCAGCATACAGCAGGAAATCCTAAGAAGCCCAGGTGTGAGATTCAACGAACTAATGGAAAGAACTGAATTGTCGCATCAGAGTGTATCAAGAGCGTTAAAACAGCTTGAACAGAGAGGTTTGATTTACCACGTGGAGGATGAGGAAGATCGCAGAAAAAAGAGATATTTCGTGAGAGAAGATAATTTGATCGTTATCTCTATTGATGAAGTTGTCGAGAGAGTCAGAGAGGAATTAAGCAAAGCAGGGGAAGACCTCACACCTGAGGAGGAAGGGCGGTTAAGGGAGTTTCTACTCAAGGTTGTCCGACCTGCGATTGTCGAGAAGCTAAAACATGATGGTTTCGAAGACACCGACCCACGATTTTTTGTCGAAATTCTCCTCCACGGTGTGGTGGCTCTCGCTGAATTAACAAAACCAATGAAAGGTGTTTCGAAAAAGAGAATGAAAAAAGTTGTTACAGCGTTGAAGCCACAGTTTTATGAGTTGGTGGGGGCTGACGTGGGTGTTTTGATAGAGGGACTGTCTATATTGGGTGATGGGTTTATTAGGAAAATGGCGAAGATGGAAAGTTTCCAGAAATCGATAATAAACCAGTTTATGCGAGCGTTTAGGTTCCTGAGTGATGAGAGAGTTATCAGAGAAATGTTAGGGAATTAATGGTTTATTTTCAGTTAGGGGTTCAGAACCCACCACTGTAACATCTTTTTTAACAGCAATTTTCGATGACTTTTCCTTTATCTTCAACACGCTTGAGGGGTTCTTGACCCACCGAGCGACCAAGCTTGATATTAGTATTGATTGCTCCCATTCGCCTACCTTCCTTTTGCCTCTCCCTCGCTTTCTTAGCTTCGATTATCTTCTTCGCCTTCTTTACTGTTTTATCTGATATTCTCAACCCTTTTTCCCGTGCTTTTTTAACTGCAATTTCGATGGCTTTGCCCTTATCTTCAAAGAATGTGGGTACATGACCCACCTTTTTTTCGGAAGGTATTCTTGGATTATTTATTATGGCTTGTGCTTTCTGTCTCTCTCTCGCCTTCTTAGCTTCAATCTCTGCAAGTTATGAAACTCTGGCACACAGTAGCAAGGGCGGGGATTGGATAGATTAGAGATTAACCACGTGTCGGTGACGTCACATTGTCGAAAGTGTCACATTGGAGAATATATAAATGAACTTTGTGGTAATTTTATAAAAATCCTCCAATTTTCATTTATATAGTTTCAGATGTGACAGTGCGACACTTGCGACACCCGCGACACTTGCGACAATCCCGTGGCTAAAACTCCACATTAACCCCGCACCACTTCCACCCATGAGAACCTTCTCAAAAATGAGAAACCAAATTGATTTCATACGGGTTAATTTAATCCGATCTATAATCCAAATTACAAAATCACCATCGCCACCTTTTTTATAATACCCCTCCTGCTCCAATAGCCCATCTGTGGCAGGTTTCACCCACCCTATAACCACACCATGCACACACCACACCCAAAAATTTAACTTTTTTCATGCGCATAAAACTCAATATGGGACGCCCAAACCAGAACAAAACCCGTGTGAACCTGACAATAAACAGGGATATATTGGAAGCTTCCCGCAAATACATCCCCAACCTGTCCGATTTCGTCGAAAAGAAGCTTCTGGAGTTTCTGCAGTTCGTAAACCACCCGATAAAAGGATTTGCCACGCCCGGGCCGGGATTTGAACCCGAGGCGCGGGCTCGACAGGCCCGCATGTTAGGCCTGGCTACACCACCCGGGCATCAGAAGCTGTTTCTCTCTCAGTCAAGCAGGGTTTTTAAGCATTTTGGTCAGCGAACAGGCAGCCATGCATATGGGAGTGGGAGTTTCAGAACAGAACGGACATGCTGCCAAGACAGATTTTCGATTTGTTTAAATACAGCATTGCAGGAGTTTTACCCGTGATTGAGCTCCAGATCAGAACAAAACTTCCCGAAAACTGCGCCCTTGGTGTTATAAAGGCCATGCAAAATGTAATAACAAAGGTGGAGGGTCTGACCGACGTTGGTGAATCAATAAAAGGTCTCTTCCAGATCAAGGGTCGAGACATCAGCAGATCCCTGTCAGAGCTTCCGGAAACCTGCGACAGCATCGTCCTCTCGAAGGATGAGGCAAAAATTCTGATAAAGGAGCATACGTGCATGGTTGCACTGCCAATACTCCAGTCAGGGTGCATCCTCAAAAACGTTGACGTTTCTGACAGCACACTGATCTGGGACCTCATCTGCGATGACGAGGCGTTCAAAACCCTGATGTCAAAACTTGAAGACTACGGTGTGGAGTTCGACATCCTCTACAAGGGGAAGCCATCCAAAACCGGAACCACTTACAGAGAGGAGGAAATCCTGAGGTTCGCTCTGGAAAGGGGCTACTTCGACTTTCCGAAGAAGATCAGACTGGAGGAGATCGCAGACCATTTCGGAATCGCATCTTCAACCCTTTCAGAAATCCTGAGAAGGGGTATGAAAAAAGTCCTCGAAAGACACTTCAAAGAAGGTTCAGAATGAACTTCGCGAGGTTTACCGCATCTTCCGCTGTTTTCATGATGGTGTTGGTCTCTACAACCTCTGTTGAGTCGCTCTCGAACCCGTCTCCCTGCTGCACAACAAACACGTCTATCAACCCCCGGTAAAAATCCAGAACCCCCTCAGGGGAGACGTCATAGCCCAGAGCCTTCATGAATTTTCCCGCCGGACCGCTTACAGGGTTTTTTCCAATTACTGGGGATACTGCTATGACCTTTTTCCCCTCCAGGGCTCTCCTGATTCCGTCAATCATCAGAATTGGACCAATGCTCGTAACAGGGTTGCTGGGTCCTATGATGACGGCTCTGCTTTCCGCTATCGTCTCCAGAACCTCCTCAGCAGGTCTTGCCCTGTCAATCCCCTCCACCTCTATGCCCGCAACCTCAGGT
It encodes:
- a CDS encoding ATP-binding cassette domain-containing protein; its protein translation is MNAVECRDIWMVYRNFMEEPFTALKGISLEIAEGEVYCILGPNGAGKTTLISILSTILIPTRGEVRILGMDALRQTKDVRRRINISSGTRLPWGMRVYEILRFYALAYGISDKNVVDRALAEFELEKYRDLRFDELSAGNRQKLNLARAFINDPEVVFLDEPTANLDPDIARKVREMVLGIKEERNVTLILTTHNMGEAEMLADRIAFIKNGEIVAEGTSDELKRFVRSRDRIIVEVEDPEIGEISLNRPYEIDGNRIVFYSESAEKELAEIVFGLKRAGFEIKSVKTEEVTLEDVFIELAK
- a CDS encoding PIN domain-containing protein encodes the protein MKLVVDSNILFSIVVSGERSKAYEGIRNHSLILYFPEEGLLEFRKHKNKLEEHSEEFELRSFIAFSLVHVIPFEVYRDKISEAYTIAREFDERDTPFIALALKLGIPVWSGDRKMIEYGQNSGKFRAIDTASLKNILAEQG
- a CDS encoding integrase, with translation MKAPGPGFEPEARARQGIINYSEVREEFVEYITQRVTPDTARRYLHYLDTYVGEKKINTPEDITAIFKGVEKGRNWLAKSIRNLLNFYVEAKSMDESVANKFKKACKIERSGVRAIFISDDEVREAYTHTVASRRKEVQIFFELLVYSGIRASHAAEMLKNYDENQLIKIPEKGIARYPIVEFSRGNKRGFFAYLPLAFAEELERIKKLDYKYLVEAIRYNRVSANSIRKWHYNKLIESGIDTSIADFIQGRAPQSVGAMHYLASARQADQAYSKAVEAIKRVIE
- a CDS encoding DUF3987 domain-containing protein, which produces MESPTNHPESYESPKESEVLKNINIADTETHLRTLFEGVEGFIELRAFKDNKAVVKFFDSINPTLQWVKENTEKLRESDVYVGVNPRAVKPERGGGKEEHIRTCHFAVVDKDFKKEITVDNLSDEVKIALAEKGFWKSNKVTIVKQGKKVYEIRKPKFSDFILWLYDRIEPLGLKPSLIIDSGWGYHIYIKLNETTPEVWGEIQGYLADLLGGDRLIDPPRIIRLAGTLNNKFALKNTCRILYSSEEPPINADELLKKLKSIVEGIKEARELSHTDFGLNILDVLKKWGYDPEENLKPSGDELVGAHPVHGSTTGRNFWVDPDNNRWNCFRADCAVDGKPSGGGVLQLIAVLEGLIDCKDARKGTLRGELFKKVLRIAKEKYGARIELPKPVDDFNTLMNDDDPESGESDPFDHLVKLSEKLQESSTTADEAWEYEIPPIELNLPEDNFITKFMRMAERRTDAYKEYHFIGAISILSRIAGRRVYVDFLHERVYPNVWAMTLGDSTISRKSTAMKIAKTVVEFVGIRGFFLPHDFSPESLIQILSQKSTGAIWHPEGGKLLATLKKQYAIDLRDFLCILYDGENYYRTLRKEEFEITDPYVTIWLAMTPAVFKKHSTTLDFESGFLARFIYVNPQYEKEWRPFGLATKEDLEAFEEVCEFLKEIHMRVVDSKEDIRIDFDPEAFEFYQEWQRRWEEEVIRTKNQILATLLGRYYLYAVKLAMLFTLGDKEFEPIITLEYIQEACRVVDEYLLPYAVNLIKELEWDEERNLQEKILGTLKRHGGELTRRDLLRYLHKPLREVSEALEALVHSGEIELVKKDGKIVVKLKHKATKKQVNGNNGTNGNSGDYTTVVIRREPPVTELLGIDGKTYLLKANAMVTLPRVNAEPLIRAGIAEEFSGGGDSK
- a CDS encoding ribbon-helix-helix protein, CopG family, coding for MTMVTVCLTFSMSPKYREKIRWGAEKLGISESELVRRAIDSYIASLGFFEKINSDAR
- a CDS encoding MarR family transcriptional regulator, with protein sequence MIVLSKFSIQQEILRSPGVRFNELMERTELSHQSVSRALKQLEQRGLIYHVEDEEDRRKKRYFVREDNLIVISIDEVVERVREELSKAGEDLTPEEEGRLREFLLKVVRPAIVEKLKHDGFEDTDPRFFVEILLHGVVALAELTKPMKGVSKKRMKKVVTALKPQFYELVGADVGVLIEGLSILGDGFIRKMAKMESFQKSIINQFMRAFRFLSDERVIREMLGN
- a CDS encoding helix-turn-helix domain-containing protein, giving the protein MIELQIRTKLPENCALGVIKAMQNVITKVEGLTDVGESIKGLFQIKGRDISRSLSELPETCDSIVLSKDEAKILIKEHTCMVALPILQSGCILKNVDVSDSTLIWDLICDDEAFKTLMSKLEDYGVEFDILYKGKPSKTGTTYREEEILRFALERGYFDFPKKIRLEEIADHFGIASSTLSEILRRGMKKVLERHFKEGSE